The Sulfurimonas lithotrophica genome includes a region encoding these proteins:
- a CDS encoding HlyD family secretion protein, with amino-acid sequence MNKSILKKVFLGVLIVGGFIVYYMMENLNSNQLPDAFVFGNGRLEMTEVDIATKYPGRVKEVLVQEGDMVSKGQLMAKLDTKELEAKLKQTKAMVEQAVQQKEYAKAIVAQRKSELLLAKKNLERSKSLYINKNISLVQLQQDETKLISSNAALEAAKAQVVSADASIEAAKAQVETIKVNIEESNLFAPIEGRVLYKLVEPGEIVGSGTKLYTLLDLSDTYMTIFLPTADAGRVAINTQARIVVDAMPNMPIPAFVSFVSPEAQFTPKEIETEKERAKLMFRIKVKVDFKMFNGGFKNAKSGLPGISYVRLDDSTPWPNYLQVKKNNKIVP; translated from the coding sequence ATGAATAAAAGTATTTTAAAAAAGGTTTTTTTAGGAGTTTTGATTGTAGGAGGTTTCATTGTATATTATATGATGGAAAATTTAAATTCGAATCAGCTACCGGATGCATTTGTATTTGGAAACGGACGTCTTGAAATGACTGAAGTTGACATAGCTACAAAATACCCCGGAAGAGTAAAAGAAGTGTTAGTCCAAGAAGGTGATATGGTTTCTAAAGGGCAACTAATGGCTAAGTTAGACACAAAAGAGTTAGAAGCAAAACTAAAACAAACCAAAGCTATGGTTGAACAGGCTGTGCAACAAAAAGAGTATGCAAAAGCAATAGTAGCTCAGCGTAAAAGTGAACTATTGCTTGCAAAAAAGAATTTAGAACGTTCCAAGTCACTTTATATAAATAAAAATATATCCTTGGTGCAGTTACAACAAGATGAGACAAAACTTATAAGTTCAAACGCAGCATTAGAAGCTGCAAAAGCTCAAGTAGTGAGTGCTGATGCTTCTATAGAAGCTGCAAAGGCACAGGTGGAAACTATAAAAGTAAATATTGAAGAAAGTAATTTGTTCGCACCGATCGAGGGAAGAGTGCTTTATAAACTTGTTGAACCCGGAGAAATTGTAGGCAGTGGTACAAAACTATATACTCTTTTAGACCTAAGCGATACATATATGACAATTTTTCTTCCTACGGCAGATGCAGGGCGAGTAGCTATAAATACTCAAGCACGTATTGTTGTTGATGCAATGCCAAATATGCCGATACCGGCTTTTGTATCTTTTGTTTCTCCAGAAGCACAATTTACTCCAAAAGAGATTGAAACTGAAAAAGAGCGTGCAAAATTGATGTTTCGAATAAAAGTAAAAGTTGATTTTAAAATGTTTAACGGTGGTTTTAAAAATGCAAAAAGCGGTCTTCCCGGTATTAGTTATGTACGTTTAGATGATTCAACGCCATGGCCGAATTATCTTCAAGTTAAAAAGAATAATAAAATTGTTCCATGA
- a CDS encoding TolC family protein, which yields MIKVKLFLMLFFATVVLGADSLSQEIKVGIIMDAQTSGYQKIKDELSTELKLMTQSEFNVHFVNPIIIDWSIIKAQAALEKLQNNPDIDLIITIGLVSANIALKETKLTKPTFAPYLLHFEQQPIVVKQNLNYLYFSTPFDIALKNFLDVVNFKNMTLIVDEKLSSSLPEAMKSLKKSALEKGINLHLFVINSKNSFKQIPLDTQAVMLTPLPSLDFESKKELIDDLIKRRIPSYSFGDDLSVYDGVMISSFSRENISRRIRQLALNIHSVLRGEDPRQLPNKFEDKHQLIINLKTTNKIGVYPPFDILNKSKLIEDDKESQGDEFSLSDVAKLAIKNNLNIIAGELEIKLEDENIKEIRSVLLPQVTGDITYTQHNSDNIYVKNGFYAHKSSTGAIKLHQVLFSEKALAALDIQKKFKTASVAQQRTLEMDIVEQTSTLFLDILIAQTQLKVEQENLKLTKSNLDMAQARVDAGSSDLSELYHWESRIATSKQGVLQVKAVLEQAQDALNLILHRPITSRIKTIPATLDDPSLLISNKELLSLITNENEIKLINNYFVKEGLKSASELQMYDAYIAAQKRKLVSQSRAYYSPDIELVGEMSRVFDEKRNPSTGTSLEDQTNWSASFVLSLPLYEGSARSARFSESQLKLQQLQLSKDYQKNSIEQQIRYDLHTIRSSYPSIKLTKQAAKAAKKSFNLVQNNYAKGTRSMSDLLIAQNETILADQKSASAIYKFLKDLMNLQRDIGKFDFFMDESERKLYTNRFSQIINNSDNQSSPISKVK from the coding sequence ATGATTAAAGTTAAACTATTTTTAATGCTGTTTTTTGCAACTGTTGTTTTAGGTGCTGATTCATTATCACAGGAGATAAAAGTTGGTATTATTATGGATGCACAAACTTCTGGATATCAAAAGATAAAAGATGAACTCTCAACAGAACTAAAGCTTATGACACAAAGTGAATTTAATGTTCATTTTGTAAATCCAATCATTATTGACTGGTCAATTATAAAAGCACAAGCTGCTTTGGAAAAATTGCAAAATAATCCTGATATCGACTTGATAATAACTATAGGACTAGTAAGTGCAAATATAGCTTTAAAAGAAACAAAACTTACAAAACCAACTTTTGCACCGTACCTACTTCATTTTGAACAGCAGCCAATAGTTGTTAAACAAAATTTAAACTATCTATATTTTAGTACACCCTTTGATATAGCACTTAAAAATTTTTTAGATGTTGTTAATTTTAAAAATATGACACTTATTGTGGATGAAAAACTTTCTTCATCGCTTCCTGAAGCAATGAAAAGTTTAAAAAAATCTGCTTTGGAAAAAGGTATAAATCTTCATCTATTTGTAATTAATTCTAAAAATTCTTTTAAACAAATACCATTAGATACCCAAGCTGTTATGCTTACACCTCTTCCGTCTTTAGATTTTGAATCTAAAAAAGAATTAATAGATGATTTAATAAAGAGACGGATTCCAAGTTACTCTTTTGGAGATGATTTGAGTGTTTATGACGGAGTTATGATCTCTTCGTTCTCAAGGGAAAATATCTCCAGAAGAATTAGACAATTGGCATTAAATATACACTCCGTTCTAAGAGGTGAAGACCCGCGACAACTGCCTAATAAATTTGAAGATAAACATCAACTGATAATTAATCTAAAAACGACAAATAAAATTGGCGTATATCCTCCATTTGATATTTTAAACAAATCAAAACTTATAGAAGATGATAAAGAGTCGCAAGGTGATGAATTTAGTTTAAGTGATGTTGCAAAGCTCGCAATAAAAAACAACCTTAATATTATTGCGGGAGAGTTGGAAATAAAACTAGAAGATGAAAATATTAAAGAGATACGTTCTGTTTTACTACCTCAAGTAACAGGTGATATTACATATACGCAACATAATAGTGATAATATTTATGTAAAAAACGGTTTTTATGCCCACAAGAGTTCAACCGGAGCTATTAAGCTTCATCAAGTTCTTTTTTCAGAGAAGGCTTTGGCTGCTTTAGATATACAAAAAAAATTTAAGACTGCTAGCGTAGCGCAACAACGTACATTGGAGATGGATATTGTTGAACAGACCAGTACGCTGTTTTTAGATATATTGATTGCACAAACGCAATTAAAAGTAGAACAAGAAAATTTAAAATTAACCAAATCCAATTTAGATATGGCGCAAGCACGTGTCGATGCAGGAAGTTCCGATCTTTCAGAGCTTTACCATTGGGAGAGTAGAATTGCTACTTCAAAACAAGGTGTACTTCAAGTAAAAGCAGTACTTGAACAAGCCCAAGATGCACTTAATCTTATTTTACATCGTCCAATAACAAGTAGAATAAAAACCATACCTGCTACTTTAGATGACCCTTCTTTACTCATAAGCAATAAAGAACTTTTATCTTTAATTACAAATGAAAATGAGATAAAGCTTATAAACAACTATTTTGTAAAAGAGGGATTAAAAAGTGCATCTGAGTTACAGATGTATGATGCTTACATAGCTGCTCAAAAACGTAAACTTGTATCTCAGAGCAGGGCTTACTATTCGCCTGATATTGAATTGGTTGGGGAAATGTCTAGGGTTTTTGACGAAAAACGTAATCCCTCAACGGGTACCAGTTTAGAAGATCAAACTAATTGGAGTGCGAGTTTTGTACTTTCACTGCCTTTGTATGAAGGAAGTGCCAGAAGTGCTCGTTTTTCAGAATCACAGCTTAAATTGCAACAGTTACAATTATCAAAAGATTATCAAAAAAACTCAATAGAGCAGCAAATTCGCTATGATTTACATACTATTCGTTCTAGTTATCCTTCTATTAAACTTACTAAACAAGCGGCAAAAGCAGCAAAAAAAAGCTTTAACCTTGTGCAAAATAACTATGCAAAAGGGACTCGTTCTATGAGTGATTTACTTATAGCTCAAAATGAAACTATTTTAGCCGATCAAAAATCTGCAAGTGCAATCTATAAGTTTTTAAAAGATCTTATGAATTTGCAAAGAGATATAGGAAAATTTGATTTTTTTATGGATGAATCTGAACGTAAGCTTTATACAAACAGGTTTTCACAAATCATAAATAATTCGGATAACCAATCATCCCCAATATCAAAGGTGAAATAA